CGGTAACTCCCGAGATTGCTTCTTTGATGCAACAACACAATCACTTTAGCGAGTGGCCCTGTGCGCTATCCCATGAACCACAACTTCAAATGCCGTCCACTGAATAGAAATACGCGGTATCTGTCACAAGCCGCAGTCGTTCGTGGCGGGCTGACCGAATGACACCGTTCAAAGGAGAGGGGCTGACCGCGGTAGTTTTGGGGCCGCCGGCCCGTCCGCGGAGGGGCGTAACAACTCCGCACAACGGCTCCACAGGTGCTTTGAAAATCACTCATACAGGGGACTTGAACGGGCACCTGTCAGTGAGCCGGCTATGGCGGTAGGTCTGGGTTGGTCATCGACGGGATTTGCAGATCGGGTGGTTCCTTCGGGATCGAGCGCGCACAGTTCAACACCGCGCTTTGTCCCAGACGAATTCTCATGCATCCGCATCCGTATTACGCAATCGGCGCTGCGAAGCGTATATCATGGGCGCTGGTTTGCCGCGACCTCTGTCGATGGGATGGAAACCTCAGCGCGGTTTGGGCTGATTCGTGATCACGATTGATTACTAGTTCGAGGTGTCAGATTACTTTTATGGAACAAGAAACTCAAGTCAGTACTGCGCACGCGAAAGGACTGCCAGAACCGACCCACGAAATCAGCGTGGCCGAACTGCAAACCCGTCTCGGGCACGGCGGGCCGCTCTTCGTTCTCGACATTCGCCCGGCTGGTGAAAGGGCCGAGTGGGCGATTCCCGGAAGTTCCCATCTGGATATCTATCAGGCGCTCAAAAACGGTGACTTGAACGCTGCCGCTGCGGTCGCGCCTCCCCCGAATACCACGGTGGTCGCCGTCTGCGGCGCCGGAAACACGAGTAAGATAGCCGCCGAACAGCTTCGAAAGCGCGGACTTCCCGCGGTGTCGCTGATAGGGGGCATGAAGGCCTGGAGCCTGGCCTGGAACACCGCCGAGATGACTTCATCGGATGCTACGCTCGTACAGATCCGCCGCACCGGAAAGGGCTGCCTCTCTTACATTGTAGCGTCAGGGAATGAGGCGGTCGTTGTCGATGCCGCGCTCGATCCCGCGATCTTTCTGGGAATAGCGCGCACGCGCGGCTGGGCAATACGCCACGTTCTCGACACCCACATCCATGCCGACCACCTCTCCCGCTCGTGCTCACTTGCGGGACAGGCCGGGGCGAGCCTCTGGTTGCCCGAACAGCGGCGAGTTTCGTTCACCTATAGGCCGCTTCATGAAGGAGAAACGCTGGCCTTCGGAAAGAGCACCCTGACTTGCCTCAGCACGCCCGGCCACACGCGAGAGAGTGTGTGCTATGTGATCGACAACAGGTGGCTTCTCACCGGTGACACCCTGTTTCTCGACACCGTGGGACGGCCTGATCTTGAGGCCGACCCCGACGAAAGTCTGGCTCGTGCGATTCTCCTCCATGGGTCGCTCCGCCGTCTTTTCGAGCTAGAACCAGAGCTCATGGTACTGCCCTGCCACACGAGCAGTCCGGTACCGTTCGACCGCACAGTAATCACCGCAATACTCGGCGCGGCCCGCGAGGCCGTTCACCTTGGCTATGACGCGGAAGCATTTGCGCGTGATCTCCTGAGGCGGGTACCGCTTACGCCGCCCAATCACCACGTGATCGTAAAGTACAACGAGGCCGGTGTCCTGCCGAGCGGCGACCTGACCGATCTGGAGGCAGGCGCGAATCGCTGCGCGGTTGTTTGAGAGTCGCCTACCAGCGGTAGTGGGCCACCAACTACGGAATATCGGTACCGGACAGGTCCGCTGAGATCCAAACATAACCTCAAGCTTCTCTGCCAGGCCTGCGTATATCGAGTGTAGACCTGAAGGATCCCAATATCCCGGCAGCCGAACACCCGTCGCTGGTTCGGCGAGCCAGGGCAAATCAGTAGAGGTTAGACATGGCTACTCAAACAGCCAC
This genomic stretch from Candidatus Zixiibacteriota bacterium harbors:
- a CDS encoding MBL fold metallo-hydrolase translates to MAELQTRLGHGGPLFVLDIRPAGERAEWAIPGSSHLDIYQALKNGDLNAAAAVAPPPNTTVVAVCGAGNTSKIAAEQLRKRGLPAVSLIGGMKAWSLAWNTAEMTSSDATLVQIRRTGKGCLSYIVASGNEAVVVDAALDPAIFLGIARTRGWAIRHVLDTHIHADHLSRSCSLAGQAGASLWLPEQRRVSFTYRPLHEGETLAFGKSTLTCLSTPGHTRESVCYVIDNRWLLTGDTLFLDTVGRPDLEADPDESLARAILLHGSLRRLFELEPELMVLPCHTSSPVPFDRTVITAILGAAREAVHLGYDAEAFARDLLRRVPLTPPNHHVIVKYNEAGVLPSGDLTDLEAGANRCAVV